In one Hippocampus zosterae strain Florida chromosome 10, ASM2543408v3, whole genome shotgun sequence genomic region, the following are encoded:
- the esamb gene encoding endothelial cell-selective adhesion molecule isoform X3 — MEVVKGQMVVLQAWYSPSSDISKNTVIWHFIGNESKQVINFSSGEVGHGQNDFSKRAGFSAAMPSANLSIFINNTQESDSGPYVCDVIIPGGTGISGQMRLNVKVPPAPPVCTMTGEPIVNGNVTLSCKSAHGKPVPQYKWTKTAPMQEVFFSPMQKWRPCPQPILVLGFMDERQGTLRLSNLTKSMSGKYICRASNTAGSDSCSINLEVITSSNAGIITAATLGSMVGLVAMVLFLIFVLRRRRDTEEETANEIKEDAQAPKRVSWAKSNTGSDIVSKNGTLSSIATSPRPGDHHQQHHHHRQPAFHYPYSPSSTTDAGSVINAYQLRPGEANTLRGLPGYNAVGTPSRKHKRPPTTNGGPPQVVRMSPARTEGAQPQTPPAFTASPRASSSSTLTRAGTVAVMVPAQSQAGSLV; from the exons ATGGAGGTGGTCAAGGGCCAGATGGTGGTGCTGCAAGCCTGGTACAGCCCCAGCTCGGACATTTCCAAAAACACGGTCATTTGGCACTTCATCGGGAATGAGTCCAAGCAG GTGATCAACTTCAGCTCGGGGGAGGTGGGTCATGGCCAGAATGACTTCAGCAAGCGGGCGGGCTTCAGCGCTGCCATGCCTTCCGCCAACCTCTCCATCTTCATCAACAACACGCAGGAGTCCGACTCGGGGCCCTACGTGTGCGACGTCATCATACCTGGAGGCACTGGCATTTCTGGACAGATGCGCCTTAATGTCAAAG TCCCGCCAGCCCCTCCAGTGTGCACTATGACGGGCGAGCCCATCGTCAATGGCAACGTGACTCTGAGCTGCAAGTCCGCTCATGGGAAGCCCGTCCCTCAGTACAAGTGGACCAAGACCGCCCCCATGCAGGAGGTATTCTTCTCACCAATGCAGA aaTGGAGGCCATGCCCTCAGCCCATACTGGTCTTGGGGTTTATGG ACGAGAGACAAGGCACCCTGCGGCTGAGCAACCTGACCAAAAGCATGTCGGGGAAGTACATCTGCCGAGCCAGCAACACAGCCGGCTCCGACAGCTGCTCCATTAACCTGGAGGTTATCacct CTTCCAACGCGGGCATAATTACGGCAGCCACACTGGGCTCCATGGTGGGACTGGTTGCCATGGTGCTCTTCCTCATATTCGTCCTGAGGAGGAGGCGGGACACTGAGGAAGAGACAGCCAATGAGATCAA GGAGGATGCTCAGGCTCCGAAGCGAGTGTCATGGGCAAAGAGCAACACAGGGTCAGACATTGTCTCCAAAAACGGCACACTGTCATCTATCGCTACCAGCCCTCGGCCCGGAGATCACCAccaacaacaccaccaccaccgccaacCCGCCTTCCACTACCCCTACTCGCCATCGTCCACCACCGATGCGGGCTCCGTAATAAACGCATACCAGCTGCGTCCGGGCGAGGCCAACACCCTGCGTGGCCTGCCTGGCTACAATGCGGTTGGGACGCCATCACGTAAACACAAGCGGCCCCCCACCACCAATGGGGGTCCGCCCCAGGTGGTCCGCATGTCCCCTGCCAGAACGGAGGGGGCTCAGCCTCAGACGCCGCCCGCCTTCACGGCGTCCCCACGGGCCAGCTCGTCGTCCACATTGACACGGGCGGGCACTGTGGCCGTCATGGTGCCTGCGCAAAGTCAAGCGGGCTCCCTGGTGTAG
- the thyn1 gene encoding thymocyte nuclear protein 1 produces MPPKKKVRKRTLNSNGDADNEVDSSPKPSLKRKASSSVEPLEGTSATQYCRWLMKSEPESRFENGIDVKFGIEDLKTLPNQTSCWDGVRNYQARNFMCQMKEGQLAFFYHSNCKEPGIVGIMKIVKESYVDHTQFDKKDVHYDPRSKPEKPTWSMVDIQYQRMLKRFLPLSELKEYHLQHRTNGGPLKDIMLFTRHRLSVQPLTTEEFDFVLSLEDQEPL; encoded by the exons ATGCCTCCAAAGAAGAAAGTGAGAAAAAGAACATTAAACTCAA ATGGAGACGCTGACAACGAGGTTGATTCTTCTCCGAAGCCAAGCCTCAAGAGGAAGGCTTCATCTTCAGTGGAGCCTTTGGAGGGGACGAGCGCCACGCAGTATTGTCGCTGGCTCATGAAGTCTGAGCCAGAGAGCCGCTTTGAGAATGGCATTGACGTCAAG TTTGGAATTGAGGATCTAAAGACTTTGCCTAATCAGACCAGCTGCTGGGACGGTGTCCGCAACTATCAG GCACGTAACTTCATGTGTCAAATGAAAGAGGGCCAGTTGGCTTTCTTCTACCACAGCAACTGCAAGGAACCTGGCATAGTAGGAATCATGAAA ATAGTGAAGGAATCATATGTGGACCACACGCAGTTTGACAAGAAAGACGTTCATTATGACCCTCGCAGCAAGCCAGAGAAGCCCACATGGAGCATG GTGGACATCCAGTACCAAAGAATGTTGAAGCGGTTTCTTCCTCTGTCTGAGCTCAAAGAGTACCACCTGCAACATCGGACCAATGGGGGCCCTCTTAAGGACATCATGCTCTTCACCAGACACAGGCTATCAGTGCAGCCTCTAACCACTG AGGAATTTGACTTTGTTCTGAGCTTGGAGGACCAAGAACCGCTGTGA
- the esamb gene encoding endothelial cell-selective adhesion molecule isoform X2, with protein sequence MEMHSRLRALMIIWWIVQGDSQKVEIPREEMEVVKGQMVVLQAWYSPSSDISKNTVIWHFIGNESKQVINFSSGEVGHGQNDFSKRAGFSAAMPSANLSIFINNTQESDSGPYVCDVIIPGGTGISGQMRLNVKVPPAPPVCTMTGEPIVNGNVTLSCKSAHGKPVPQYKWTKTAPMQEVFFSPMQNERQGTLRLSNLTKSMSGKYICRASNTAGSDSCSINLEVITSSNAGIITAATLGSMVGLVAMVLFLIFVLRRRRDTEEETANEIKEDAQAPKRVSWAKSNTGSDIVSKNGTLSSIATSPRPGDHHQQHHHHRQPAFHYPYSPSSTTDAGSVINAYQLRPGEANTLRGLPGYNAVGTPSRKHKRPPTTNGGPPQVVRMSPARTEGAQPQTPPAFTASPRASSSSTLTRAGTVAVMVPAQSQAGSLV encoded by the exons GTGACAGCCAAAAAGTGGAAATCCCACGAGAGGAGATGGAGGTGGTCAAGGGCCAGATGGTGGTGCTGCAAGCCTGGTACAGCCCCAGCTCGGACATTTCCAAAAACACGGTCATTTGGCACTTCATCGGGAATGAGTCCAAGCAG GTGATCAACTTCAGCTCGGGGGAGGTGGGTCATGGCCAGAATGACTTCAGCAAGCGGGCGGGCTTCAGCGCTGCCATGCCTTCCGCCAACCTCTCCATCTTCATCAACAACACGCAGGAGTCCGACTCGGGGCCCTACGTGTGCGACGTCATCATACCTGGAGGCACTGGCATTTCTGGACAGATGCGCCTTAATGTCAAAG TCCCGCCAGCCCCTCCAGTGTGCACTATGACGGGCGAGCCCATCGTCAATGGCAACGTGACTCTGAGCTGCAAGTCCGCTCATGGGAAGCCCGTCCCTCAGTACAAGTGGACCAAGACCGCCCCCATGCAGGAGGTATTCTTCTCACCAATGCAGA ACGAGAGACAAGGCACCCTGCGGCTGAGCAACCTGACCAAAAGCATGTCGGGGAAGTACATCTGCCGAGCCAGCAACACAGCCGGCTCCGACAGCTGCTCCATTAACCTGGAGGTTATCacct CTTCCAACGCGGGCATAATTACGGCAGCCACACTGGGCTCCATGGTGGGACTGGTTGCCATGGTGCTCTTCCTCATATTCGTCCTGAGGAGGAGGCGGGACACTGAGGAAGAGACAGCCAATGAGATCAA GGAGGATGCTCAGGCTCCGAAGCGAGTGTCATGGGCAAAGAGCAACACAGGGTCAGACATTGTCTCCAAAAACGGCACACTGTCATCTATCGCTACCAGCCCTCGGCCCGGAGATCACCAccaacaacaccaccaccaccgccaacCCGCCTTCCACTACCCCTACTCGCCATCGTCCACCACCGATGCGGGCTCCGTAATAAACGCATACCAGCTGCGTCCGGGCGAGGCCAACACCCTGCGTGGCCTGCCTGGCTACAATGCGGTTGGGACGCCATCACGTAAACACAAGCGGCCCCCCACCACCAATGGGGGTCCGCCCCAGGTGGTCCGCATGTCCCCTGCCAGAACGGAGGGGGCTCAGCCTCAGACGCCGCCCGCCTTCACGGCGTCCCCACGGGCCAGCTCGTCGTCCACATTGACACGGGCGGGCACTGTGGCCGTCATGGTGCCTGCGCAAAGTCAAGCGGGCTCCCTGGTGTAG
- the esamb gene encoding endothelial cell-selective adhesion molecule isoform X1 yields MEMHSRLRALMIIWWIVQGDSQKVEIPREEMEVVKGQMVVLQAWYSPSSDISKNTVIWHFIGNESKQVINFSSGEVGHGQNDFSKRAGFSAAMPSANLSIFINNTQESDSGPYVCDVIIPGGTGISGQMRLNVKVPPAPPVCTMTGEPIVNGNVTLSCKSAHGKPVPQYKWTKTAPMQEVFFSPMQKWRPCPQPILVLGFMDERQGTLRLSNLTKSMSGKYICRASNTAGSDSCSINLEVITSSNAGIITAATLGSMVGLVAMVLFLIFVLRRRRDTEEETANEIKEDAQAPKRVSWAKSNTGSDIVSKNGTLSSIATSPRPGDHHQQHHHHRQPAFHYPYSPSSTTDAGSVINAYQLRPGEANTLRGLPGYNAVGTPSRKHKRPPTTNGGPPQVVRMSPARTEGAQPQTPPAFTASPRASSSSTLTRAGTVAVMVPAQSQAGSLV; encoded by the exons GTGACAGCCAAAAAGTGGAAATCCCACGAGAGGAGATGGAGGTGGTCAAGGGCCAGATGGTGGTGCTGCAAGCCTGGTACAGCCCCAGCTCGGACATTTCCAAAAACACGGTCATTTGGCACTTCATCGGGAATGAGTCCAAGCAG GTGATCAACTTCAGCTCGGGGGAGGTGGGTCATGGCCAGAATGACTTCAGCAAGCGGGCGGGCTTCAGCGCTGCCATGCCTTCCGCCAACCTCTCCATCTTCATCAACAACACGCAGGAGTCCGACTCGGGGCCCTACGTGTGCGACGTCATCATACCTGGAGGCACTGGCATTTCTGGACAGATGCGCCTTAATGTCAAAG TCCCGCCAGCCCCTCCAGTGTGCACTATGACGGGCGAGCCCATCGTCAATGGCAACGTGACTCTGAGCTGCAAGTCCGCTCATGGGAAGCCCGTCCCTCAGTACAAGTGGACCAAGACCGCCCCCATGCAGGAGGTATTCTTCTCACCAATGCAGA aaTGGAGGCCATGCCCTCAGCCCATACTGGTCTTGGGGTTTATGG ACGAGAGACAAGGCACCCTGCGGCTGAGCAACCTGACCAAAAGCATGTCGGGGAAGTACATCTGCCGAGCCAGCAACACAGCCGGCTCCGACAGCTGCTCCATTAACCTGGAGGTTATCacct CTTCCAACGCGGGCATAATTACGGCAGCCACACTGGGCTCCATGGTGGGACTGGTTGCCATGGTGCTCTTCCTCATATTCGTCCTGAGGAGGAGGCGGGACACTGAGGAAGAGACAGCCAATGAGATCAA GGAGGATGCTCAGGCTCCGAAGCGAGTGTCATGGGCAAAGAGCAACACAGGGTCAGACATTGTCTCCAAAAACGGCACACTGTCATCTATCGCTACCAGCCCTCGGCCCGGAGATCACCAccaacaacaccaccaccaccgccaacCCGCCTTCCACTACCCCTACTCGCCATCGTCCACCACCGATGCGGGCTCCGTAATAAACGCATACCAGCTGCGTCCGGGCGAGGCCAACACCCTGCGTGGCCTGCCTGGCTACAATGCGGTTGGGACGCCATCACGTAAACACAAGCGGCCCCCCACCACCAATGGGGGTCCGCCCCAGGTGGTCCGCATGTCCCCTGCCAGAACGGAGGGGGCTCAGCCTCAGACGCCGCCCGCCTTCACGGCGTCCCCACGGGCCAGCTCGTCGTCCACATTGACACGGGCGGGCACTGTGGCCGTCATGGTGCCTGCGCAAAGTCAAGCGGGCTCCCTGGTGTAG
- the acad8 gene encoding isobutyryl-CoA dehydrogenase, mitochondrial: MAAGGVLRVARLTANICRRHRFFAGRSAQRRGVASCIDPSHGLTDEQKEFQKVAFDFAANEMAPHMAEWDQKETFPVETMRKAAQLGFGGIYVQPDVGGSGLSRLDTSVIFEALSTGCVSTTAYISIHNMCAWMIDSFGDEEQRQTFCPQLCSMEKFASYCLTEPGSGSDAASLLTSAQRQGDHYILNGSKAFISGGGESDIYVVMCRTGAKGPKGISCLLVEKGTPGLSFGKKEQKVGWNSQPTRAVIFEDCAVPASNLLGVEGQGFTIAMKGLNGGRINIASCSLGAAHASIQLARDHLLVRKQFGESLSNNQFLQFKLAEMATDLVASRLLVRQAAVALQEERADAVQLCSMAKLFATDHCFNICNQALQMHGGYGYLKDYAVQQFVRDIRVHQILEGTNEVMRMIISRSLLTET; this comes from the exons atggcggcTGGCGGAGTATTAAGAGTCGCCCGGCTGACTGCGAATATCTGCAGGAGACACCGTTTTTTCGCTGGTAGAAGTGCACAGAGACGAGGGGTAGCTTCATGTATCGATC CATCTCACGGTCTCACAGATGAACAGaaggagttccagaaagtggcCTTTGACTTTGCAGCCAATGAAATGGCTCCGCATATGGCGGAGTGGGACCAGAAG GAAACGTTCCCAGTGGAGACCATGCGCAAGGCGGCCCAGCTGGGCTTCGGGGGCATCTATGTTCAGCCAGACGTCGGGGGTTCTGGTCTGTCTCGCCTGGACACATCTGTCATCTTCGAGGCTTTGTCCACCGGATGCGTCAGCACCACTGCCTACATCAGTATTCATAA CATGTGCGCCTGGATGATTGACAGCTTTGGCGACGAGGAGCAGAGGCAAACATTTTGTCCTCAACTGTGTTCCATGGAGAAGTTTGCCTCCTATTGCCTGACAGAACCCG GCAGCGGGAGTGATGCCGCGTCGCTCCTGACGAGTGCACAGCGCCAAGGTGACCATTACATCTTGAATGGCTCCAAG GCCTTCATCAGCGGAGGTGGCGAGTCTGACATTTACGTTGTCATGTGTCGCACAGGAGCCAAAGGTCCGAAAGGCATCTCGTGTCTGTTAGTGGAAAAGGGAACACCGGGTCTCAGTTttggcaaaaaagaacaaaag GTGGGCTGGAACTCGCAGCCCACCAGGGCAGTCATATTTGAGGACTGCGCCGTTCCTGCGAGCAACCTGCTGGGAGTTGAAGGTCAAGGCTTCACAATTGCCATGAAAGGACTGAACGGAGGCAGAATTAATATTG CTTCATGTTCTCTGGGCGCGGCCCATGCCTCCATCCAGCTGGCGAGGGACCACCTGTTGGTACGGAAGCAGTTTGGGGAGAGTCTCTCCAACAACCAG TTCCTTCAGTTCAAATTGGCAGAGATGGCCACCGATTTGGTGGCGTCTCGACTTTTGGTACGCCAGGCTGCCGTGGCGCTTCAGGAGGAGCGAGCGGATGCCGTGCAGCTGTGCTCTATGGCCAAGCTCTTTGCCACCGACCACTGCTTCAAC ATCTGCAACCAAGCTCTCCAGATGCACGGCGGCTACGGTTACCTGAAGGACTACGCCGTGCAGCAGTTTGTGCGTGACATCCGCGTGCATCAGATCTTAGAAG GAACCAATGAGGTGATGAGGATGATCATCTCACGAAGTCTTCTGACAGAGACCTGA